The nucleotide sequence CTTTTGCCTATCCAGGATCTGCGCGCTTCCGTCCGGATGCCACACGGCCAGGTCGCCAGAGTGAAGCACGCCACCGGCAAACATCTTTTTTGTGGCCTCGGGGTCGTTGTAGTAGCCCTTTGCGCAGATGTTGCCGGCGAAGACAATCTCGCCAATCTCGACGCCGTCCTTGGCGACGTCGATCAGCACGCcattctcggcttcttcagGCTTCACGATCCTGATGGGAAGGCTGGTGAGGAAGCCGTGGCCCTGGCGGGCCATGCGGGCGAACTTGTCGGCCTCGGGCAGCGTCTCCCACGCCGGCATGTGGTAGCCCTTTGTGATGGGCCCGTACGTCTCGGTCATTCCGTAGACGTGGACGGGCGAGAGGTTCAGCTCCGTCATCTGCCGGAATAGGTGCgccgtcggcggcgacgCGGCAACCGTCACGCGCACCGGTGGGTCGGGCAGCCGCTGGGCCTCGTCGGCGGCGCAGAGCAGCGTGCAGACGGTCGGGGCGGCGTTGAAGTGCGTCACACGCTCCCCGGTCAGCAGGCGCCAGATCAAGGGGTAGTCGATCTTGCGGAGGCAGACGTGCGTGCCTCGCACGGCTTGAGTAATTTTGACAAAAATGGTTAGCGCAGGTTGGGAGGTGAGGTGCGAGTAGGCAGGGGACATATCCTAACCTGTTACAGCCCATGGAAACGTCCAACCGACGGCGTGGAACCTGGTAAACAGTAGTTTATCGCTGTCAgctgtcttttcttttcaaggAGTGCAAGGTTCAGATTCCTGTGGACGTCGACTTAGCAGTAACTCACATGGGAAGCGTCCACAGGTATTTACATCTCCCAACATTATAATTCAGCCCAGACTCGACAATGTTGGCAAGGGCAGCAAGATATGCGCCACGATGTGTGTATTCGACGCCCTTGGGTTTTGACGTGGTGCCTGAGGTGAAGGGGATGGCTATAATGTCATCCTCGTCATTGGGCTGCTGGCACAAGCCGTCCCAGCCCTTGCCTCCCGCCTCGCGGTCATGCTGCAGCCCCTGAGCAATACACTCGTCAAAAGGGCCACTGAGCTCGCCTTCAGTGGCGTCCGTATCCTGTGTTTCCCGGCAGGTGCTAGTGAGCAAAGTGAACAATATCACACGTGTATTACTACTAAGTTCTAGCAGAGAGAGAAAATACTAGGGCACCAACCGTGTCAATGATCAACGGCACATTCACGTGATCTTTTTGGTAAAGTTCCAACAGCCCGACAAACTCAGCATCGACGATTATGGCGTCCACGTTTGCAAATTCAAAGATGTAAGCAATATCCTCCTGCTTCAACCGATAGTTGACCGGCACGATAACGCCGCCGGAGGCATTGACGCCATAGATGCTCTCGAGGAAGGCCGGGGTGTTGGGGGCCAGGATGCCGACGCGGAAGAAGCCCTTCTTAGCGAGATAGTAGGCCAACCCACGCGCGCGATCCGCCAGCTCAGCGTAGGATCGGCGTAGGGTGCGTCCGTTGGCGGTCACGTGCAcgacggcctcggcctctGGCTCGATGGCGGCGGCACGTTGAAGGAAGAGGGTTGGCGAAAGCGCGTGCAGGTGGTTCGGTCGCCCAGTGCCTTGCGTGGCTTCCGCCCCTGCATTGGCTAGGccgaggtggccgaggaccgCCTTCAGGCGGGAGGGAGGGCCCGACATCGATGGGTGTTGGCTGTTGCTGTTATGAGTAGACAGGTAAGATTTTGGTGGGCGCAATTATATGTACCGTATCTGACTTTCCCGAGGCACCTCTATTTGTTTCGACAGATCGGGTACCCAAACTAGGCCCAGCAAAGGAGGCAGTATGTTTGTCTCCAAAGTAGTCAAGGTTCCTAATTTATTTCAAGATCTAGATCTGGATCAGAACCAGAATTAGATGTCTTGGGATTGGATCTTGGACTCGTTGAGCATTATCCAATGAACTTTTTTGGTTGAGGAAACCAGATGGAAAGAAAGTCGGAGCCCAAAAAATGTCGAAAAGAAAATACTAGGCGGCAAGCAAGCAGTACTGGAGACTTAGCCGAGCTATAGTCTTGTTTCTAGGGCTCATTAGTGGATCGCACTGAACAAGCAAGGT is from Pyricularia oryzae 70-15 chromosome 2, whole genome shotgun sequence and encodes:
- a CDS encoding AMP-binding domain-containing protein, translated to MSGPPSRLKAVLGHLGLANAGAEATQGTGRPNHLHALSPTLFLQRAAAIEPEAEAVVHVTANGRTLRRSYAELADRARGLAYYLAKKGFFRVGILAPNTPAFLESIYGVNASGGVIVPVNYRLKQEDIAYIFEFANVDAIIVDAEFVGLLELYQKDHVNVPLIIDTDTDATEGELSGPFDECIAQGLQHDREAGGKGWDGLCQQPNDEDDIIAIPFTSGTTSKPKGVEYTHRGAYLAALANIVESGLNYNVGRCKYLWTLPMFHAVGWTFPWAVTAVRGTHVCLRKIDYPLIWRLLTGERVTHFNAAPTVCTLLCAADEAQRLPDPPVRVTVAASPPTAHLFRQMTELNLSPVHVYGMTETYGPITKGYHMPAWETLPEADKFARMARQGHGFLTSLPIRIVKPEEAENGVLIDVAKDGVEIGEIVFAGNICAKGYYNDPEATKKMFAGGVLHSGDLAVWHPDGSAQILDRQKDIIISGGENISSVALESMLVQHPDVLEAGVVAVPDSHWGERPKAYVTVRRSKEAGMEPLTGQGLIDWAKHQSAISKFMIPREVEIVDELPKTSTGKIKKNELREWAKHGKSSLE